In one Bradyrhizobium sp. 4 genomic region, the following are encoded:
- a CDS encoding acetolactate synthase large subunit: MNGAESLVRTMVKGGVDVCFSNPGTSEMHFVAALDRVPGMRCVLGLFEGVVTGAADGYFRMKGTPASTLLHLGPGLANGLANLHNAKKANSGIVNIVGQHAVYHIGYNAPLTSDIEGLARPMSSWVRTSPNSKSVAADGAAAIAAAKSAPPQIATLILPADTAWNEADGIAEVPAEQQRASYSPQAVDQAAKILHGDGEGTLLLMTGSALSEQGLALAERIAAKTGCTVMGPTFRPRMARGRGRFSIDRIHYVIDNALQMLARFRHIVLVESDDPVAFFAYPNKPSILKPEGCDVHRMTSWGENSVAALEALAGAVKASAKDVKPQAAAELLKPTGALTHASIAQSIAYAIPENAILVDESLTTGRAFFPPTAAAAPHDWLQNMGGSIGFSTPLSIGAAIACPDRKVICMVGDGSAMYTIQSLWTQARENLNIVTIVFANRIYQILRGEFDNVGAGEPGQRANDMLRLDRPTLDFVALAKGMGVPGRAVTNADEFNKALAEAVAEPGPRLIEVQM; encoded by the coding sequence ATGAACGGTGCGGAAAGTCTGGTGCGGACGATGGTCAAGGGCGGGGTCGACGTCTGCTTCTCCAACCCCGGCACCTCCGAGATGCATTTTGTCGCAGCGCTCGACCGCGTGCCCGGCATGCGTTGCGTGCTCGGCCTGTTCGAAGGCGTGGTGACCGGCGCCGCCGACGGCTATTTCCGCATGAAGGGCACGCCGGCCTCGACGCTGCTGCATCTCGGTCCCGGTCTCGCCAACGGCCTGGCCAATCTGCACAACGCCAAGAAAGCGAATTCCGGCATCGTCAACATCGTCGGCCAGCACGCCGTCTACCACATCGGCTACAACGCGCCGCTGACCTCCGACATCGAGGGCCTGGCCCGGCCGATGTCGTCCTGGGTCCGGACCTCGCCGAACTCCAAATCGGTCGCCGCCGATGGTGCCGCGGCGATCGCCGCCGCCAAGAGCGCGCCGCCGCAGATCGCGACCCTGATCCTGCCCGCCGACACCGCCTGGAACGAAGCGGACGGCATCGCCGAGGTTCCGGCCGAGCAGCAGCGCGCGAGCTATTCGCCGCAGGCGGTCGATCAGGCCGCCAAGATCCTGCACGGCGACGGCGAGGGCACGCTGCTGCTGATGACCGGCAGTGCGCTGAGCGAGCAGGGCCTGGCGCTGGCCGAGCGTATCGCCGCCAAGACCGGCTGCACCGTGATGGGCCCGACCTTCCGTCCCAGGATGGCGCGCGGCCGCGGCCGCTTCTCGATCGATCGTATCCACTACGTGATCGACAACGCGCTGCAGATGCTGGCGAGGTTCCGCCATATCGTGCTGGTCGAGTCCGACGATCCCGTGGCGTTCTTCGCCTATCCGAACAAGCCGAGCATCCTCAAGCCCGAGGGTTGCGACGTGCATCGCATGACCTCCTGGGGTGAGAATTCGGTCGCGGCGCTGGAAGCGCTCGCCGGCGCGGTGAAGGCCAGCGCGAAGGACGTCAAGCCGCAGGCCGCGGCCGAGCTGCTCAAGCCGACCGGCGCATTGACCCACGCCTCGATCGCCCAGTCGATCGCCTATGCGATTCCCGAGAATGCGATCCTGGTCGACGAATCCCTCACCACCGGGCGCGCCTTCTTCCCGCCGACCGCGGCGGCTGCTCCGCATGACTGGCTCCAGAACATGGGCGGCTCGATCGGCTTCTCGACGCCGCTCTCGATCGGCGCCGCGATCGCCTGCCCGGACCGCAAGGTGATCTGCATGGTCGGCGACGGCAGCGCGATGTACACGATCCAGTCGCTGTGGACGCAGGCGAGAGAAAACCTCAACATCGTCACCATCGTGTTCGCCAATCGCATCTACCAGATCCTGCGCGGCGAGTTCGACAATGTCGGCGCTGGCGAGCCCGGCCAGCGCGCCAATGACATGCTTCGTCTCGACCGGCCGACGCTGGATTTCGTGGCGCTGGCCAAGGGCATGGGCGTGCCCGGCCGCGCCGTCACCAACGCGGACGAGTTCAACAAGGCGCTGGCCGAAGCCGTCGCCGAGCCCGGGCCGCGGCTGATCGAAGTCCAGATGTAG
- a CDS encoding class I SAM-dependent methyltransferase, whose product MPDQDPFAGFKAVQKEAWSLFTPMEVFTTPSAAKLVSFAGVATGQRLLDVGCGTGVAAITAARRGAKVRGLDLSPVLIERAREHARLANLDVDFAEGDAESLPYGDNEFDVVLSQFGHMFAPRPEVAIGEMLRVLKPGGTIAFSTWPPHLYVGRMFALIGRHLPPPEGVASPVSWGDPKIVAERLAGKVKDVAFDMDIMTPSALSPQHFRRTMETTIGPLIKLIAQYKDEPDRLRSFRNEFEALISEYYDGSNNVMRQQFLMSKARKV is encoded by the coding sequence ATGCCCGATCAAGACCCGTTTGCTGGTTTCAAGGCCGTCCAGAAGGAAGCCTGGTCGCTGTTCACGCCGATGGAAGTGTTCACGACCCCCTCGGCCGCCAAGCTCGTGAGCTTCGCCGGGGTCGCGACCGGCCAAAGGCTGCTCGACGTCGGATGCGGCACCGGCGTCGCCGCGATCACGGCGGCGCGCCGCGGTGCGAAGGTCAGGGGTCTCGACCTGTCGCCGGTCCTGATCGAACGTGCCCGCGAGCACGCGCGGCTGGCGAACCTCGACGTCGACTTCGCCGAAGGCGACGCCGAAAGCCTGCCCTATGGCGACAACGAGTTCGACGTGGTGCTCAGCCAGTTCGGCCATATGTTCGCGCCGCGTCCCGAGGTCGCCATCGGCGAGATGCTGCGCGTGCTGAAGCCCGGCGGCACCATCGCCTTCTCCACCTGGCCGCCGCATCTCTATGTCGGACGGATGTTCGCGCTGATCGGCCGCCATCTGCCGCCGCCCGAGGGCGTGGCATCACCGGTGTCGTGGGGCGATCCCAAGATCGTCGCCGAACGTCTCGCAGGGAAAGTGAAGGACGTCGCCTTCGACATGGACATCATGACGCCGTCCGCACTCAGCCCGCAGCATTTCCGCCGCACCATGGAAACGACGATCGGCCCTTTGATCAAGCTCATTGCCCAGTACAAGGACGAACCGGACAGGCTGCGGAGTTTTCGCAACGAGTTCGAGGCGCTGATTTCCGAATATTACGACGGAAGCAACAACGTGATGCGCCAGCAATTTTTGATGTCGAAGGCGAGGAAGGTGTGA
- a CDS encoding DUF3551 domain-containing protein, with protein sequence MRRTILTLASLAALLAVASPAAQAHPANDRYCIQGRSWGYPGNCQFASYQQCLATASGTSSYCGINPRYAFSQQRDY encoded by the coding sequence ATGCGTCGCACCATCCTCACTCTCGCATCGCTCGCGGCCCTGCTGGCCGTAGCATCCCCGGCAGCCCAGGCACATCCTGCGAACGATCGATATTGCATCCAGGGCCGCTCGTGGGGTTACCCCGGCAATTGCCAGTTCGCCAGCTATCAGCAGTGCCTCGCCACCGCGTCCGGCACGTCGTCCTATTGTGGCATCAACCCGCGCTACGCGTTCTCGCAGCAGCGCGACTACTGA
- a CDS encoding L,D-transpeptidase, which produces MIRFFAAPIAAIALLSATAGGAFAEEFDSRDIMGGGPNFFRGGSSPVPRTTVMYNGNYAPGTIVVNTSERRLYLVLQNGQALRYGIGVGRDGFRWGGVHRITAKKEWPDWTPPSQMLARRPDLPRHMKGGVENPLGARAMYLGSTLYRIHGSNEPETIGQAVSSGCFRMTNDDVTDLYGRVGVGTTVVVLNN; this is translated from the coding sequence ATGATCCGGTTTTTTGCCGCGCCGATTGCCGCCATCGCACTGCTGTCGGCGACCGCCGGCGGCGCCTTCGCCGAGGAGTTCGACTCCCGCGACATCATGGGCGGCGGCCCGAATTTCTTCCGCGGCGGCTCGAGCCCGGTTCCCCGCACCACCGTCATGTACAACGGCAATTACGCCCCCGGCACGATCGTGGTGAACACCTCGGAGCGCCGGCTCTATCTGGTGCTCCAGAACGGTCAGGCCCTGCGCTACGGCATCGGTGTGGGCCGCGACGGCTTCCGCTGGGGCGGCGTGCACAGGATCACCGCCAAGAAGGAATGGCCGGACTGGACGCCGCCGTCGCAGATGCTGGCCCGCCGGCCGGACCTGCCGCGTCACATGAAGGGCGGCGTCGAGAATCCGCTCGGCGCGCGCGCGATGTATCTGGGCTCGACGCTCTACCGCATCCACGGCTCCAACGAGCCGGAGACGATCGGCCAGGCGGTGTCCTCGGGCTGCTTCCGCATGACCAACGACGACGTCACCGACCTCTACGGCCGCGTCGGGGTCGGCACCACCGTGGTCGTGCTGAACAACTAG
- a CDS encoding helix-turn-helix transcriptional regulator gives MASAPNPLLEELGLHFRRARRAAGLSQEQVALRANISRPRYRDIETGVAAARATTLVNVARALGMEMMLIPQAMVPAIQSMLQPATGDDDHPAFTSDVEEEHE, from the coding sequence ATGGCTTCGGCTCCAAACCCGCTGCTCGAGGAACTTGGCCTGCACTTTCGCAGAGCGCGAAGGGCTGCTGGCCTCTCCCAGGAGCAAGTCGCCCTCCGGGCGAACATTAGCAGGCCCCGCTATCGCGACATTGAAACGGGGGTCGCTGCAGCGCGCGCAACGACACTCGTCAACGTTGCCCGCGCCCTTGGCATGGAAATGATGCTGATTCCGCAAGCGATGGTACCGGCTATTCAATCAATGCTGCAGCCAGCTACGGGCGATGATGACCATCCTGCGTTCACGTCAGATGTTGAGGAGGAGCATGAATAA
- a CDS encoding type II toxin-antitoxin system HipA family toxin: protein MNKPVLAAERIQSLDISLNDLAVGTLVRTPGDYSAFNLLPAYRSLNDPPIFSLSLRSADGSLRRDPKPIRGALPPFFANLLPEEKLREAMEKHHAASVRPGNDFDLLAALGTNLPGAVRALPSDGVPVPAGPESEGKKKARFSLAGVQMKLSVIKNTGKEGGITLAVDDEQGQYIAKFPSLTHIGLSENEFAILALAEALGMEVPARELVEKTDFAGIPEEFNTMSTGKVLLVRRFDRGADAARVHMEDFAQVFGRYPSEKYTGAAYHNIAAALNSGVSFDSAIEFVRRLALTAITGNGDMHLKNWSLLYPGDGRRPTLAPIYDVLSTISYIPKDGLALSLAGEKSFKALTPERWRNFANRSRLPEGAVVTAVAETAAAVRDRWSVLPERDVVPGQVLERIDAHIDEMVPILDP, encoded by the coding sequence ATGAATAAGCCTGTCCTCGCGGCTGAACGTATCCAATCGCTCGACATCTCATTAAACGATCTTGCCGTCGGCACGCTCGTGCGAACGCCGGGCGACTACAGCGCATTCAATCTCTTGCCCGCGTATCGGAGCTTGAACGACCCTCCGATCTTCAGCCTGTCGCTTCGCTCGGCAGATGGCAGCCTCCGCCGGGATCCCAAACCCATACGCGGCGCGCTGCCGCCGTTCTTCGCGAACTTGCTGCCCGAAGAGAAACTGCGCGAAGCAATGGAAAAGCACCACGCAGCGTCAGTAAGACCTGGAAACGACTTCGATCTCTTGGCAGCACTGGGGACAAATCTACCGGGAGCGGTACGAGCGTTGCCGAGCGACGGCGTTCCCGTTCCGGCCGGGCCAGAATCAGAAGGCAAGAAGAAGGCGCGCTTTTCGCTCGCCGGTGTCCAGATGAAGCTCTCCGTCATCAAAAATACCGGAAAAGAAGGGGGGATCACGCTCGCCGTCGACGATGAGCAAGGGCAGTATATCGCGAAATTTCCCTCCCTCACCCACATTGGGCTTTCGGAAAACGAATTCGCGATCCTAGCCTTAGCGGAAGCGCTAGGGATGGAAGTGCCTGCACGTGAGCTCGTCGAAAAGACGGATTTCGCCGGCATTCCGGAAGAGTTTAACACCATGTCCACGGGCAAAGTGCTTCTTGTCCGTCGCTTCGATCGCGGTGCCGATGCAGCGCGCGTGCATATGGAGGACTTTGCACAGGTCTTCGGCCGCTATCCGTCCGAGAAATATACCGGTGCGGCGTATCACAATATCGCGGCCGCGCTGAACAGCGGTGTCTCGTTCGATTCCGCGATCGAATTTGTCCGTCGTCTTGCGCTCACCGCGATCACGGGCAATGGCGACATGCATCTCAAGAATTGGTCGTTACTGTATCCTGGAGACGGACGGAGGCCTACGTTGGCGCCAATCTACGACGTGCTCTCAACAATTTCGTATATCCCGAAAGATGGTCTGGCATTGAGCCTTGCGGGCGAAAAGTCATTTAAGGCCCTGACTCCAGAGCGCTGGCGCAATTTCGCGAACCGCAGCCGTCTTCCAGAGGGGGCAGTGGTGACGGCTGTAGCTGAGACCGCGGCGGCCGTGCGCGACAGATGGTCAGTTCTTCCAGAACGCGACGTCGTGCCTGGGCAGGTTCTCGAACGGATCGATGCACATATCGACGAAATGGTACCCATCCTTGACCCTTAG
- a CDS encoding DUF2927 domain-containing protein, which yields MSALAPSSSGFRIALLALATVAFAPDTATIAVAGELPAIASRQRAEKKSFTDGEIVDGFLKTAFGAEYHLAGRVDRIRKFDGPVRVFAESDRADRKAQLAKVVADIGKRVQHLDIAMIDSSEAANVRVKLVRDRDLFRTISSFYGAEKAREIRTSLDPQCLSGFRKNDNFEIEHSDVILTVDNGDFTFLDCAYEELLQSLGPINDTATVPWTMFNDNVSMGYFDVYDQYILNLLYDPRIKAGMTIQEVKAVLPGVLTDVRIWVRRVNDLKE from the coding sequence ATGAGCGCATTGGCCCCGTCTTCGTCCGGCTTTCGCATCGCCCTGCTGGCGCTCGCCACCGTCGCGTTTGCCCCTGACACCGCTACCATCGCCGTCGCGGGCGAATTGCCCGCGATCGCCTCGCGCCAGCGCGCCGAGAAGAAGAGCTTTACCGACGGCGAAATCGTCGATGGCTTTCTGAAGACGGCGTTCGGCGCCGAATACCATCTTGCCGGCCGCGTCGACCGCATCCGCAAGTTCGACGGACCGGTGCGCGTGTTCGCCGAGAGCGACCGCGCCGACCGCAAGGCGCAGCTCGCAAAGGTCGTGGCCGATATCGGCAAGCGCGTGCAGCATCTCGACATCGCCATGATCGACAGCAGCGAGGCCGCAAATGTGCGGGTGAAGCTCGTGCGCGACCGCGATCTGTTCCGCACCATCTCAAGCTTCTACGGTGCGGAGAAGGCCCGCGAGATCCGCACCTCGCTCGATCCGCAATGCCTGTCCGGCTTCCGCAAGAACGACAATTTCGAGATCGAGCATTCCGACGTCATCCTCACGGTCGACAACGGCGATTTCACCTTCCTCGACTGCGCCTATGAGGAGCTGCTGCAATCGCTCGGCCCGATCAACGACACCGCGACCGTGCCCTGGACCATGTTCAACGACAACGTCTCGATGGGCTATTTCGACGTCTACGACCAGTACATTCTCAACCTGCTCTACGATCCCCGCATCAAGGCCGGCATGACCATACAGGAGGTCAAGGCGGTGCTGCCCGGCGTGCTCACCGATGTGCGCATTTGGGTGAGGCGCGTGAACGATCTGAAGGAATGA
- a CDS encoding FAD-binding oxidoreductase translates to MRNNSASHGLWALTAPPAPDTVPLASDTAADVIVIGAGYTGLSSALHLAEGGARVALLEASEIGFGGSGRNVGLVNAGMWVMPDTLPDTLGVPFGERLIEQLGRGPQKVFDLIQKHGIECEVERAGTLHCAVGRKGLQEIEARAEQWQKRGAPVVVLNADETRRKVGGGEYSGALLDKRAGTIQPLAYVHGLARAALAAGARIFTQSEAVTAQHNGLRWRISTESGSVDAEWVIVATDAYGKGLWSQVRQEQIHLPYFNFATGSLPDGLRKSILPERQGAWDTREVLSSFRLDRSGRLVFGSVGALEGIGASVHRAWAQRSLRKLFPGLQHVEFETGWFGMIGMTSNNLPRFHELDRNVVAFSGYNGRGIAPGTVFGSVLASYVLGQIAENDLPLPVTAVERRRFRAAREAFYIAGSQLVHLLETRF, encoded by the coding sequence ATGCGAAACAATTCAGCTTCACATGGATTGTGGGCTCTCACCGCGCCACCGGCGCCAGACACTGTTCCCCTCGCCAGTGACACCGCAGCGGATGTGATCGTGATTGGCGCTGGATATACCGGGCTGTCGTCTGCACTTCATCTCGCCGAAGGAGGGGCGCGCGTCGCGCTGTTGGAGGCGTCCGAAATTGGGTTCGGCGGTTCGGGCCGGAACGTCGGTCTGGTTAACGCGGGCATGTGGGTGATGCCTGACACCCTTCCGGATACGCTCGGCGTCCCGTTCGGCGAACGGTTGATTGAACAACTCGGCCGTGGACCGCAAAAGGTGTTCGACCTCATCCAAAAGCATGGCATCGAATGTGAAGTGGAACGTGCCGGTACCCTGCATTGTGCCGTCGGACGTAAGGGCTTGCAAGAGATCGAGGCCCGCGCCGAACAGTGGCAGAAGCGTGGCGCCCCTGTCGTAGTGCTAAATGCAGATGAGACACGCAGGAAAGTCGGCGGTGGCGAATACAGCGGAGCGCTGCTCGATAAGCGCGCCGGGACGATACAGCCGCTGGCCTATGTGCACGGTCTAGCGAGAGCCGCGCTTGCAGCGGGGGCTAGGATATTCACACAGAGCGAGGCTGTTACTGCGCAACACAACGGCCTGCGCTGGAGGATTAGCACAGAAAGCGGATCGGTAGATGCGGAATGGGTGATCGTTGCGACGGATGCCTATGGTAAAGGACTTTGGTCGCAGGTACGGCAGGAGCAGATCCATCTGCCCTACTTCAACTTTGCTACAGGTTCTCTGCCGGATGGTCTGAGGAAGTCGATCCTGCCTGAACGGCAGGGAGCGTGGGACACTCGAGAGGTCCTCTCTTCATTTCGCTTGGATCGCTCCGGGCGCCTCGTGTTTGGCAGTGTTGGTGCCCTTGAGGGTATTGGCGCATCCGTTCACCGGGCATGGGCTCAGAGATCGTTGCGTAAGCTGTTTCCGGGACTTCAGCATGTCGAGTTTGAAACCGGCTGGTTCGGCATGATTGGAATGACCTCGAACAACCTGCCGCGCTTTCACGAGCTCGACCGCAACGTCGTTGCTTTCAGCGGTTACAACGGTCGCGGCATCGCACCTGGCACAGTCTTTGGCAGTGTGTTGGCTTCGTACGTTCTGGGTCAGATCGCGGAGAACGATCTTCCGCTGCCGGTCACTGCCGTTGAACGGCGACGCTTTCGTGCCGCGCGGGAAGCCTTCTACATCGCGGGGTCCCAACTTGTTCACCTATTGGAGACCCGGTTCTGA
- the greA gene encoding transcription elongation factor GreA — translation MSVAFTKEESAETAAETLLPDRPISPHPNLVTEAGLQALQRELQDARKAYEAAQAIEDVNEKRRQSAVPLRDARYLTERLRTAQVVPAPASTDTVAFGSTVTFSRADGRVQTYRIVGEDEADPKAGTISFVAPVAKSLVGKAVGDVVGSGAQEIEILSIG, via the coding sequence TTGAGCGTTGCCTTTACCAAAGAAGAGAGCGCGGAAACCGCCGCCGAGACGCTGTTGCCGGATCGGCCGATCTCGCCGCATCCGAACCTCGTGACGGAAGCGGGCTTGCAGGCGTTGCAAAGGGAGCTTCAGGACGCACGCAAGGCCTATGAAGCCGCCCAAGCGATCGAGGACGTCAACGAAAAGCGCCGGCAATCGGCGGTGCCCTTGCGTGATGCCCGCTATCTCACCGAACGGCTGCGCACGGCGCAGGTCGTTCCCGCCCCAGCCTCGACCGACACCGTCGCCTTCGGCAGCACGGTGACCTTCAGCCGCGCAGATGGCCGCGTGCAAACCTATCGCATCGTCGGCGAGGACGAAGCCGACCCCAAGGCCGGCACGATCTCGTTCGTGGCGCCGGTGGCAAAGTCGTTGGTGGGGAAGGCGGTCGGGGATGTCGTGGGGTCGGGTGCGCAGGAGATCGAGATTTTGTCGATTGGGTAG
- a CDS encoding integrase arm-type DNA-binding domain-containing protein, with the protein MEKSKESLRAEGTTNYLRLTDAAIRAATLPPGKSQHYLHDTEQPGLAIRMRATGGRTWVFMFTKPGTKGTQRKTLGAWPKFNEKAARRAATVVAGEVVIGIDPNEGKREAKRQALAERQCTTLATLIVEDGPYEMSLTGRQVVNWKPSMSALRRGLKDHFDLAIAELTRRQIMAAVDRIGKTGKRGAAKDLRKHTHTFLEWCVGEGYVEHNVLAGYRVPKETRAQRVGRRTKGRALPDEEIIKVWHASGKLGTFGLLTRMCLLGGPRRSEPAMIEWQNHVMDDRITFEAAWTKMGVYHDVPRTHLVDEVLTAAKHFQRATSDYVFPSPKTGGQMSGFTNLVDRLVKEAGVAKFTMHDLRRSLRTIMSRCGYDNEIQRLCVGQKPRGIDQVYNHDEQWIIRKMAFEAAHDYIAELVGAKRGGKVVRLQRTNPLDPIKAELLGRLREHYAAATT; encoded by the coding sequence ATGGAAAAGAGTAAAGAATCTCTCAGAGCTGAAGGAACGACGAACTACCTGAGACTCACTGACGCGGCCATCCGTGCGGCGACGCTGCCGCCGGGCAAATCGCAGCACTATCTGCACGACACAGAGCAGCCGGGGCTCGCGATCAGGATGCGCGCGACGGGTGGCAGGACCTGGGTCTTCATGTTCACAAAGCCTGGGACGAAAGGCACCCAACGCAAGACGCTGGGTGCATGGCCCAAATTCAATGAGAAGGCCGCGCGCAGGGCCGCCACCGTCGTCGCTGGGGAGGTGGTCATTGGGATCGATCCCAATGAGGGCAAGCGCGAGGCGAAGCGGCAAGCGCTGGCCGAGCGGCAGTGCACGACACTGGCGACCTTGATCGTTGAAGATGGCCCCTACGAAATGTCCCTGACCGGGCGCCAGGTCGTCAACTGGAAACCGTCTATGTCGGCACTCCGACGCGGTCTGAAAGATCATTTCGACCTCGCCATCGCCGAGCTCACGCGACGGCAAATCATGGCGGCGGTGGACAGGATCGGCAAGACCGGCAAGCGCGGCGCAGCAAAGGACTTGCGCAAGCACACGCACACGTTCCTCGAATGGTGCGTCGGCGAAGGCTACGTCGAGCACAACGTGCTCGCCGGCTATCGCGTGCCCAAGGAGACGCGCGCGCAGCGGGTCGGGCGCCGAACGAAGGGCCGGGCGCTGCCCGACGAGGAGATCATCAAAGTCTGGCACGCATCCGGCAAGCTTGGGACTTTTGGGCTATTGACACGAATGTGCCTGCTTGGCGGCCCGCGCCGCAGCGAGCCAGCCATGATCGAGTGGCAAAATCACGTCATGGATGACCGCATCACTTTCGAGGCAGCATGGACCAAGATGGGCGTTTACCACGACGTGCCGCGTACCCACCTCGTTGACGAGGTGCTTACGGCCGCAAAACATTTCCAGCGTGCGACGTCGGACTATGTCTTCCCGTCACCGAAGACCGGCGGCCAGATGTCGGGCTTCACAAACTTGGTCGACCGCCTGGTCAAGGAAGCGGGTGTCGCCAAGTTCACAATGCATGACTTAAGGCGCAGCTTGCGAACCATCATGTCACGCTGCGGCTATGACAACGAAATCCAGCGGTTGTGTGTCGGGCAAAAGCCGCGCGGGATCGATCAGGTCTACAATCATGACGAACAGTGGATCATCCGCAAGATGGCGTTCGAAGCTGCTCATGACTACATCGCGGAGTTGGTCGGCGCTAAACGGGGAGGCAAGGTCGTGCGCCTGCAGCGGACGAATCCGCTCGATCCCATCAAGGCCGAATTGCTTGGCCGTCTTCGCGAGCATTATGCGGCTGCGACGACTTAG
- a CDS encoding heme peroxidase family protein produces MSSRHAIVPRGLNATRSPLSQGRFGRMFRKLAPAKFGPNDSGTIANLSALADKMIAGFDGPKDGPDAEESGIPSLYTYFGQFVDHDITFDPVSSLTKQQDPDGLVDFRTPSLDMDNVYGRGPNDQPYMYDGIKFRLGEKVTGAGVPDAVDLPRFKGRALIGDPRNDENSIVSQFQALMLRFHNRMVDDNDSLSFEDVQQRVRFHYQYVVLNDFLPRIVHASVLDELKTAGHYDRSKLAYYHWKTYPFMPVEFSVAAYRLGHSMIRPGYRLNDAANMLLQIFPDPNNPDHNALTGFRAMGPGRAMDWGRFIDLDTRPYGVEDDDTNPDNKRRLQFAYRIDASLVDPLRKLPPEVASNPASLALRNLERSWRLGLPSGQAVARAMNLTPLSDDDIIIGKAVDEPGTGDPQVKIATIANGVFADNCPLWAYILAEARQNATDMAIPATGGPATVRTPQLGPVGGRIVAEVFLGMMFGDNSSVLSLDPQWTPVTGSGFALKDLVAYALGQGDPLH; encoded by the coding sequence ATGAGCAGCCGCCACGCAATTGTTCCGCGCGGTCTGAACGCAACGCGTTCGCCGCTTTCGCAAGGCCGCTTCGGCCGCATGTTCCGCAAGCTCGCACCGGCCAAATTCGGCCCGAACGATTCCGGCACGATCGCAAACCTGTCGGCGCTCGCCGACAAGATGATCGCCGGCTTCGACGGGCCGAAGGACGGGCCGGACGCGGAAGAGAGCGGCATTCCTTCGCTCTACACTTATTTCGGCCAGTTCGTCGACCACGACATCACCTTCGATCCGGTCAGCTCTCTGACCAAGCAGCAGGATCCCGACGGGCTCGTCGACTTCCGCACGCCGTCGCTCGACATGGACAATGTCTACGGCCGCGGTCCGAACGACCAGCCCTACATGTATGACGGCATCAAGTTCCGGCTCGGCGAGAAGGTCACGGGCGCGGGCGTGCCCGATGCGGTCGACCTGCCGCGCTTCAAGGGCCGCGCGCTGATCGGCGATCCCCGCAACGACGAGAACAGCATCGTCTCGCAATTCCAGGCCTTGATGCTGCGCTTTCACAACCGCATGGTCGACGACAATGACAGCCTGTCGTTCGAAGACGTGCAGCAGCGCGTTCGATTCCACTATCAGTACGTGGTGCTGAACGACTTCCTGCCGCGCATCGTCCACGCCAGCGTGCTGGACGAGCTGAAAACCGCAGGTCACTACGACCGCAGCAAGCTCGCTTACTACCATTGGAAGACCTATCCGTTCATGCCGGTCGAGTTCTCGGTCGCGGCCTACCGGCTCGGGCACTCCATGATCCGCCCCGGCTACCGGCTCAACGACGCGGCCAACATGTTGCTGCAGATCTTCCCCGATCCCAACAATCCCGACCACAACGCATTGACCGGCTTCCGTGCGATGGGACCGGGACGTGCCATGGACTGGGGCCGCTTCATCGATCTCGACACGCGCCCCTATGGCGTCGAGGACGACGACACCAATCCCGACAACAAGAGGCGGCTGCAGTTCGCCTATCGCATCGATGCCTCGCTGGTAGACCCGCTGCGCAAGCTGCCGCCGGAAGTCGCCTCCAATCCGGCGTCGCTCGCGCTGCGCAATCTCGAGCGCAGCTGGCGGCTCGGGCTGCCGTCGGGCCAGGCCGTCGCCAGGGCGATGAACCTGACGCCGCTGAGCGACGACGACATCATCATCGGCAAGGCGGTCGACGAGCCCGGGACGGGTGATCCGCAAGTCAAGATCGCGACCATCGCGAACGGCGTGTTTGCCGACAACTGCCCGCTGTGGGCCTACATCCTCGCCGAGGCGCGGCAAAACGCGACGGACATGGCAATCCCCGCCACCGGCGGGCCCGCCACGGTCAGGACACCGCAGCTCGGACCGGTCGGCGGTCGCATCGTCGCCGAGGTCTTCCTCGGCATGATGTTCGGAGATAATTCCTCCGTGCTGTCGCTCGACCCGCAATGGACGCCGGTGACCGGCTCCGGCTTCGCGCTGAAGGACCTCGTCGCCTACGCGCTCGGCCAAGGCGATCCGCTGCATTGA